From the genome of Argentina anserina chromosome 4, drPotAnse1.1, whole genome shotgun sequence, one region includes:
- the LOC126791139 gene encoding uncharacterized protein LOC126791139 — MVYTLFTSLAQSPLPISSNSPTLISSKTFLKRTHTLFLSARTNHLSRLTTTTRPPRHVCFSSSPGSPKPDFQDKENEGGLQILKRWDVPWEWQTVSLTSLACGLSFVLTGLVEAAVVPYVGLNIQDLSLDEKAEFLLAAQGLTTAAILGVLYTVASTFQPLPQDIYRYDWREPFSLKRGWLLWAGVGLVGAVAAVALTGAATSFFSGETPQREKDALVSLLPLIGSSSISTACLLGITGILAPILEETVFRGFFMVSMTKWVPTPVAVIISAAVFALAHLTPGEFPQLFVLGAAMGLAYAQTRNLLTPITIHAFWNSGVILLLTFLQLQGYDIKELLQAT; from the exons ATGGTTTACACCCTCTTCACATCTCTAGCTCAATCCCCCCTTCCCATTTCCTCAAACTCCCCCACCTTAATTTCATCCAAAACTTTCCTCAAACGAACCCACACCCTTTTCCTCAGTGCCCGCACAAACCACCTCTCACGCCTCACAACCACCACCCGGCCGCCGCGTCATGTCTGCTTCTCCAGCTCCCCAGGAAGCCCAAAACCCGATTTCCAAGATAAG GAAAATGAAGGGGGCTTGCAGATTTTGAAGAGGTGGGATGTGCCCTGGGAGTGGCAAACAGTCTCATTGACATCACTTGCTTGTGGGCTGAG TTTTGTTTTGACAGGATTGGTGGAGGCAGCAGTTGTACCTTATGTAGGATTGAACATTCaggatttgagtttggatgAGAAGGCTGAGTTTCTCTTGGCTGCTCAAGG ACTTACTACTGCAGCTATACTTGGAGTTCTGTATACCGTTGCCAGCACTTTCCAACCGTTGCCACAAGATATATATCGCTATG ATTGGAGGGAGCCTTTCAGTCTAAAAAGAGGGTGGCTTTTATGGGCTGGAGTTGGTCTCGTCGGTGCTGTAGCTGCTGTGGCATTGACAGGGGCTGCCACATCTTTTTTCAGCGGGGAGACCCCACAAAGAGAG AAGGACGCTCTAGTTAGTTTGCTCCCACTAATTGGATCATCAAGTATTAG CACTGCTTGCTTGTTAGGCATCACTGGAATTTTGGCTCCAATTCTTGAGGAAACTGTTTTCCGGGGGTTCTTTATGGTCTCCATGACTAAGTG GGTACCTACCCCAGTTGCTGTCATAATTAGTGCAGCTGTATTTGCACTTGCACATCTCACTCCTGGAGAGTTTCCCCAGCTGTTTGTACTAG GCGCTGCTATGGGATTGGCATATGCTCAAACTCGCAACCTTTTGACCCCTATCACAATACATGCTTTCTGGAACTCAGGAGTAATATTGCTTTTGACCTTCCTTCAG CTTCAAGGGTACGATATCAAGGAATTGTTACAGGCAACCTGA